The Penaeus monodon isolate SGIC_2016 chromosome 6, NSTDA_Pmon_1, whole genome shotgun sequence genomic sequence atatattatatatatatatatataatatatttacataatatatatatacatattacataatacattatatatatataatatgtattatatattatatataaatatatattatatatatatatattattatatagatatataatctatatatatatatgcacatatgtgtgtgtgtgcgaatgttatgtggtgtgtgcgagaaaaaaaacaatgcaaagagGTTTACCATTATAAGTGTGTGgacggtgatatatatatatatatatatatatatatatattatatatatatatatatatagtatatatatctagatgtatgttatatatggcaCATAAAATTGGGTGGTGtttatatgtgttcgtgtgtttgtgtgtgtgtgtgtgttgggtgtgtgtggtttgttgacATAGATATATTGTACACAATTTatagtctgtgtatatatatattaaatgatgtcAATTAGATGCATCCAAGGCAGCGTAAGAAAACATTTCATTAGATGATGTAAAAAGTCTAAATTGAAGGACCAGTGTATGGTTaagtgtattttttgttattttagataatataagcTTTCTGTTCAATAAATTACGTTTGTTTGCTTCCTTTTCGATTGTTTACTTCATCGAAACTGTGAGAAGGAACTTAAAAGTACAAATGTTAAAAAGTGTTCACATCTTCCAATTGTGTTACCTGTGCACTTCGATATCATTAAACTCTGGAACAGTTGTCTACAAAATTACTTTGTGTAAGAGGAAAGTTACATTCCTGAATCCCACTGAGTGATCTGTTAGGAAGAACATAAAAACCAATAGTTAAAGGTCAGTCGTTCAAGTTTACATGAGCAATGAATCAAATTACTATTTTTGTAAATTTCCAAGGCAAAGTGTACATGGAAGCTGATGATTTTGCAGGAAATAcatgaaataacacacacacggagCTGTATACACAGtagatacatatgtaaacatatacacatatatatgtatatataggtatatatatgtttatatatatatataatatataataatataggtctatatatatatatatatatatactatatatatatattatatatatatatatatatatattatatggtgatatacatatacacacacacacacacagaatgttaACCACGCTTCTGGTTATANNNNNNNNNNNNNNNNNNNNNNNNNNNNNNNNNNNNNNNNNNNNNNNNNNNNNNNNNNNNNNNNNNNNNNNNNNNNNNNNNNNNNNNNNNNNNNNNNNNNACTCGTGAAAGTGAAGGTAAAGGTACagcttactctctcctctcaaaGAGTGTTCTTTATATTGTGTCTAGCAATTGGCGGCTGCTGAGGCTTTTATGTGGCACCAGTTGGGTGTGTGCCCAATGTCCACCTCCAGCTGGACGCGGAATTGTAGCATGCTTGGCAACATCTTCAtttgaaatttcttgaaacttctAGCTCTCAACTTAATGAATGCATGCATTACAATCATACGGTAAAAGATCATTACTAATTATGTGTCTTCTTGATATATTCCATCATTTACTTAtagacacaaagacatatatatatatatatatatatatatatatatatatatatatatatatatatatgtgtgtgtgtgtgtgtgtgtgtgtgtgtgtgtgtgtgtgtgtgtataatgcatatacacgcacacagacatatatctatatataaagatatcataTACGAatgcgtacacacaaacacatacaaaaacatattttatgtatgtctAGATTTATGTACATCTGatatatctagatgtatatatttatttgttcatgtaaagggactatatatacatatatacacatgtgattgtaaataaattgtgtgtatatatatatatgtgtgtgtgtgtgtgtgtgtgtgtgtgtgtgtgtttccatgtatactttcccttaaaattaaataaataaataaataaataaataaataaaaaataataaaaacagtaatttgATTACTTAATCCTATAAACCTGACAACAAACCTTTTAACGCTCGTCATTATTTGTATCTTCTTGAAGGGTCACTCAGAGGGATGTAACTTTCCTCTTACACAAGGCGCTTGGTAGACGATTGTTCCatttggtacttttttttttttcgtgtcgagGGACTATCTGTTATGAAACCCTCGGAACTATAACGATCGAGGAAGGAAGATAAACAAAagtaatttactttaaaaaaaaaataataataatatctaaattaataacaaataatcacTTTAACATTCATTGTCTTTATATGgccatcatttatatgtatagacacacacaaaacacagtcgcgcgcatatatatatacatatatatacatatgtgtgtgtatatgtatatatatatatatatatatatatatatatatatatatatatatatatatatatatgtatatatatatgtgtgtgtgtgtgtgtgtgtattagtgtaaatatacatgtgtaagtatatgtacaaacacacagacgcgcgcgcgcatatatatatgtatatgtatatatacatatatacatatatatgtggtttatgtgtgtgtttatatgtatatgtatattttgtgtatatatatatttttttttttacatatatatacatatgtgtatgtatgtatatatatgtgtatgtatatatatatatatatatatatatgtatctacatatatatatttgtgtgtaagcattatatccatatgcatttctttatatgtacaaacacacacacgcgcgcgcacgcatgtatatgtgtgtgtgtgtgtttgtgtatatatagatataactatatatatatatatatatatatatatatatatatatatatatatatatatatatatttgtgtgtgtgtaaatatatacatatgtatatatacatatatatatatatatatatatatatatatatatatatatatatatatttgtgtgtgtgtatctacatatacataactgTGTGAAAGCATTATATCCATatgcatttgtttatatgtatatgatatatatataatcatggtaACACAGGTGAACCCTCTTTGTATTTAGCACTTGTACTTTTTATTCAAGACTTTCAGAGAACCCTCTGTTATGCAATTTATGTAATAGTcgaagttttttttctgtcaattcgATAAGTTCGCGAGAAAGATAGGCGGGTAAAGTcaaacacatatgtaaacaagtataatttttttttattaataataaaaaaaaaataagcagcaAAACCTttattaattttaccattatccaaagaaaaaataaactgttACTTAAACGTACATTACTTTAAAATTAGATTACAATTTCAGATAATGAAATGTTTTACTATGCTGCCTCTGGAATCTTCGGAGCCGTGATACTCAAGACGCCATCAGAAGACATTGCAGAAGTGACAGCCTCCATGTTCACTTTGCCTGGGAAGTTGAAACATCGACAGAAGCTTTTCATTGACTTGAAGtcgccctcttccttttccattcgaccttccaccaccacctgatTGTCTTCCACTCTAACCTTAACATCTCCATTCTTGAAGTCATGAACATCTAGTACAACCTGTATATAGAATCAGTTGAGAGTATTTATTTTTCTAGTGTTTTCCTTTgcattttaatttcaatttacaTCTAAATAATCTGTTTGCGTGACCTAGATCACTTCTAAATTGAATACTTTttagacgattttttttctttctttctagtcgtatatatgaatatctgaatTAGTATTTTTGCGATccacatgatttttttattataaaaccaaCCTTGTGATTCTGGTCGTCTTCGCTGAAGGCCATGACTTGGTTCTCTTGCTGCAAATTGCGCTCTCTTACACGTCTGTAACTATTCATGAGATCATTCACTGATTTGGCTTCTCCCCACTTATCCAGGATTTGGTCGACGGCTGTCTCAAAGTGCTTCCGAATATCCTCGAAGAAGGAATCGCGGAAGAAAAGTCCCTTCTCAGCGATGGGGAGAACTGAATCCTCATTGCATTTGGGAGAGTCTACCGGTTTCTGTTCATTAAAGGTGGTAGTatttttgttctccatttttctctagcGTAAGTCTCGTGGAAATGCAGATAAAACTAAAGCTTGCTCTGTTCTCTCACGGAGTGTTGGTTCTGCTGTGTGTAGCAGAAGGCGCCTCCTGATGCTTTTATGTGGCGCGAGTTGGATGTGTGCCCAATGTCCACCTTCGTTTGGACGCACAATTATGGCATGCTTGGCAGCATCTTAATTTGAAATTTCGTGAAACATCTAGTTCTCAACTTCATTGAGATGAATGCTTACTGCACAATCTTGTGAGAAATGcttcacaaaatcacacacacatacacaaatttatatacatgcacacaaatatgtatatatacaaaaacacacacacactacagataaAACACTGTcaagactatatatacatatatgtatgtataaatatatacacataccttttatacaataaatataatcataacatgcatatgtgtgtatatattacttcATTTCATGCAAAATCGACAGCTACCATGTAAACTTTGCCTGGATAACTGACGAAAACCAGTCATTGATTTATTGTTCACGTGATCCTTACAACAAACCTTGTAATGCATTTAAAGGTAAATGCATCTCCTAAAAGGGTCACTCACTCGGGTAGACCATTATTCATTTCACTAGTATCTTCGAAAAACAAACATGGACGTACAGATCATAATAGTTAGAAGTAGTGAACCCTCTTTACATTCGGGACTTTTTCTTCATTAGTTTCGAAGAACCATCTGTTTTGAAAGTTATTCGATAGtcgatacttttttctttttttctttttgaaaagttCGCGAGAAAAGAAGGTAAGAAAagtcatacacacatgtaaacaaatataatttatttaaaaaagagcaAGAGCTCTATTCACTTTAAGAATatgcaaaataacaataattttttagtTAAACATACATTGTCTCTAAGATTAGATTACAATTTCAGCTAATGAAATATGTTTTCCTATGCTGCCTATGGAATCTTCGGAGTCGTGACAGTCAAGACGCCATCAGAAGACATTTCGGAAGTCACACTCTCACGCACCTGATTGTCTTCCATTCTAACCTTAACGTCTCCACTTTTGAAGTCATAAGTCAAGAGTATTTATTTTCTAGCGTTTCTTTtgcaatttcaatttcaattgatatctatataatgtttCCCTGATCTAGATAATTTCTGAAAACGATAAcatttttttcaactatttttcTCTAGTATTCGGTTATATGAATATCTGAATTAGTTTTAGATTTTAAAACTAACTTTGTAACCTTCTGGTCGCTGAAGGCCATGATTTGATTTTCTTGCTGCAAATTGCGCTCTCTTACACTTCTAGTCTATAGATCACTCACGGATTTGGCTTCTTCCCACTTTTTCAGGATTTGGTCGGTGGATATCTCAAAATGCTTCCAAATATCCTCAAAGAAGGAATCCTGGAAGAAATGTCCCTTCTCAGCGATGTGAGCAGTGAATCCTCCGGGAGAATTTGGTTTCTGTTCAGTTAATGTGGTAGTATTTTTGTTCTCCATATCGCTTCAATAAGGTAGAGTACGTGTCGTGTAAATGCTGATAAAGCTACAAGCTATGTTCTATCTACGAGTATTCCTGTTGTATCTAGTAAAAGGAGGCTGCTGAAAGTTTGATGTGGCGCGCGTTGGTTGTACGCCCACTTTCCACCTCAATCTGGATGTGTCACGGCATACTTTCTCGAAACTTCTAGTTTTCAATTTAAGATGAATGCATACGATAGAACCATGTGGTACATGCTTCATTATTAACTATtcgtttttatagatatattccaTCACTTATATAGAGACAtaacatacatgtttgtgtgtgtgtgtgtgtgtgtgtgtgtgtgtgtgtgtgtgtgtgtgtgtgtgtgtgtgtgtgtgtgtgcgtaattatatcatacaaatatatgtgtgtgttggtgtcatTTAAAGTATTTCTTATAAAATCGACCACTACCATGTACACGTTGGCTGGATGATCGACGAAAACTGTCCATTGATATATTGCTCATGTGATCCTAACAATTAACCTTGTAATGCTCCCAAATGTACATGCATCTTCTTAAGGAGTCACTCAGGGCTGTGTCTTGCTTTTACATGACGCGCTTGGTAcaacattattcatttttattagtatcttcGAAAAAGAATCATGGGAGCACAAGTCACAAATCCTCTCTGCATTTGGTacgaatttttttcttaaaaagtttcGAAGAACCATCTGCATGCATCTATACAACAGTTGATAGTATTTCTGTTTCGATAAAGGAAGGCTAGTAAAGTCACTCACATGTAACCATatacaatttatttaaaaaagaaaagctttACTGTTTTTTTCGCATTATACTTATCCTtagaggctgaaatttcacatgcctAAAGATACACATCTATATAGGTCATGTATTTATTTCTAGTCCATAACTCATAACATGTGTCCTGTTACAACAGTAAAGGGGCAGTAAAATGCTGAAATATGGGAAGGATGCCTCATCATATAACGTTGTTAATCATTGGCATATCctgttcaggtgtggtcggagatctgtgaaaACGGcacctatcccagggcgaccccagtctgtCACTGATGAGGATACCATCCATCAAGTGAAAACTGTCATTTTGAAAGATTactcagctagcccaagatgtcaagattagtgctttgtggacaaaatcattcatgacctgCTGCACCTTTCCAGAAGCGGGGACGAGCctattgttccaaggctcttcaCATGCATTTTTCCTTCAAAAGTTTCGAAGAACCTTCTGTTATGAAATCTGTACGACAGTCAGTTGTTGAATTTTCGATAAGTTCGTGATAAAGGAAGGCAAGTAAagtcatacacacatgtaaacaagcATAATTTATTTGATAAAGAGGAAAGCTtgatttatttttacatcatgcaaaatataaaaatagttacTTTAAAAC encodes the following:
- the LOC119574527 gene encoding protein lethal(2)essential for life-like, with amino-acid sequence MENKNTTTFNEQKPVDSPKCNEDSVLPIAEKGLFFRDSFFEDIRKHFETAVDQILDKWGEAKSVNDLMNSYRRVRERNLQQENQVMAFSEDDQNHKVVLDVHDFKNGDVKVRVEDNQVVVEGRMEKEEGDFKSMKSFCRCFNFPGKVNMEAVTSAMSSDGVLSITAPKIPEAA